One window of Lagenorhynchus albirostris chromosome 16, mLagAlb1.1, whole genome shotgun sequence genomic DNA carries:
- the C16H10orf105 gene encoding uncharacterized protein C10orf105 homolog: MSTEGPSPLAFLTAPVTPGRLSVAVDPIPVLIALACIFLLLATCLLFMTLCKPAALEPRRRWACECMPHHPGSPSEPQLRLWKRLGSLRRSLHSFRRGWPAPRRPLPGREDHDDCDCIESTKM, translated from the coding sequence ATGAGCACAGAGGGCCCCAGCCCCCTCGCCTTCCTCACAGCTCCTGTCACTCCGGGGAGGCTCTCAGTGGCAGTTGACCCCATCCCCGTGCTCATTGCCCTGGCCTGCATCTTCCTCCTGCTGGCCACCTGTCTGCTGTTCATGACCCTCTGCAAGCCCGCTGCGCTGGAGCCGAGGCGCCGCTGGGCCTGCGAGTGCATGCCACACCACCCGGGGAGCCCCAGCGAGCCCCAGCTCCGGCTCTGGAAGCGCCTGGGCTCGCTGCGCCGCTCCCTGCACAGCTTCCGCCGTGGCTGGCCTGCCCCAAGGCGCCCCCTGCCGGGCAGAGAGGACCACGACGACTGTGACTGCATAGAATCTACAAAGATGTGA